A single window of Arcobacter venerupis DNA harbors:
- a CDS encoding response regulator, with translation MEDNNKILIVDDVAKNIQMAMNILKNEGYKMFYAKSGEMALKLVDEHDFDLILLDIMMPDINGFEVCKKLKSNNKTKKIPIIFLSGKDSSSDIEQAYECGGIDYVVKPFITIELITKVNSYVRLKQLEDKFEISKES, from the coding sequence TTGGAAGATAACAATAAAATTTTGATTGTAGATGATGTTGCTAAAAATATTCAAATGGCAATGAATATTTTAAAAAATGAGGGTTATAAAATGTTTTATGCTAAAAGTGGTGAGATGGCACTTAAATTAGTAGATGAACATGATTTTGATTTGATATTGTTGGATATAATGATGCCTGATATAAATGGTTTTGAAGTTTGTAAAAAATTAAAAAGCAATAATAAAACTAAAAAAATTCCAATAATATTTCTATCTGGAAAAGACTCTTCTTCTGATATTGAACAAGCTTATGAGTGTGGTGGAATAGATTATGTTGTAAAACCATTTATTACTATAGAATTAATTACAAAAGTAAACTCTTATGTTAGATTAAAGCAATTAGAAGATAAGTTCGAAATATCAAAGGAAAGTTAA
- a CDS encoding response regulator: MQKKYENKILLVDDDTKNLQVAMNILKDYNVIYAQSGDKALDLLEKNKFDLILLDVVMPVMDGYYVCSKIKQNEKTKKIPVIFLTVKDDEKDIVRGFELGAVDYITKPFYSEVLLKRVEVHLKLASVMNELQVVNTNLNVLVKEQVSQIRQKDEIIVRQSKISAMASIIDVISLQWKHPLDKIKLYLQSLDLKLANIDEFKSDDIFKRTLVEVNKLDEIMIDFHKFFNNQKNKEDVNLQVSLDNAIFSLKDELNSLNIILNIKGNNLLSLNIVFDEIKHIFNKLIAKSIENFKSSEFLDKKQIDVSFEEKNDTIYIIYSDNANNYDKNLMEKYLLTTNSFNYSNFDLGFYLVKVFVEKNFGLLSVKKTEDGIKYIIRFDK, translated from the coding sequence ATGCAGAAAAAATATGAAAATAAAATCTTATTAGTTGACGATGATACAAAAAATTTACAAGTTGCTATGAATATTTTAAAAGATTACAATGTAATTTATGCACAAAGTGGAGATAAAGCTTTAGACTTATTAGAAAAAAACAAATTTGATTTAATCTTACTTGATGTTGTAATGCCAGTAATGGATGGATATTATGTATGTTCTAAAATTAAACAAAATGAAAAAACAAAAAAAATTCCAGTAATTTTTTTAACGGTTAAAGATGATGAAAAAGATATTGTAAGAGGTTTTGAATTAGGTGCAGTTGATTATATTACAAAACCTTTTTATAGTGAAGTTTTACTAAAAAGAGTTGAAGTTCATTTAAAACTTGCAAGTGTGATGAATGAACTTCAAGTTGTAAATACAAATTTAAATGTGCTAGTAAAAGAGCAAGTTAGCCAAATTAGACAAAAAGATGAAATAATCGTACGACAATCAAAAATAAGTGCAATGGCTTCTATAATTGATGTTATATCTTTACAATGGAAACATCCACTTGATAAAATAAAACTCTATTTACAATCTTTAGATTTAAAATTAGCAAATATTGATGAATTTAAATCTGATGATATATTCAAAAGAACCTTAGTTGAAGTAAATAAACTTGATGAAATTATGATTGATTTTCATAAATTTTTTAATAATCAAAAAAATAAAGAGGATGTAAATTTACAAGTTTCTTTAGATAATGCAATTTTTTCATTAAAAGATGAACTAAATAGTTTAAATATTATTTTGAATATTAAAGGTAATAACTTATTATCATTGAATATAGTTTTTGATGAGATAAAACATATTTTTAATAAATTAATAGCTAAATCAATAGAAAATTTTAAATCAAGTGAATTTTTAGATAAAAAACAAATTGATGTAAGTTTTGAAGAGAAAAATGATACTATTTATATCATTTATAGTGATAATGCAAATAATTATGATAAAAATTTAATGGAAAAATATCTTTTAACAACAAATTCTTTTAATTATAGTAATTTTGATTTAGGTTTTTATTTAGTAAAAGTATTTGTAGAGAAAAATTTTGGATTGTTAAGTGTTAAAAAAACAGAAGATGGAATAAAATATATAATAAGATTTGATAAATAA
- a CDS encoding MBOAT family O-acyltransferase, with protein sequence MLFNSYEFIFAFLPITFFIYFYLNHKRLIVASKGFLVFSSLFFYSWWNIAYLPLILISILFNYVIGNSLNKGIEENKKSFSKKSILIFGIVCNIGLLGYFKYADFFIENFNFAIGTNVNLLHLLLPLAISFFTFQQIAYLVDSYRQETKEYDFLNYALFVTFFPQLIAGPIVHHKEMMPQFANNRNMVKNYRNIALGLFIFSIGLFKKVVIADTFAVWANAGFDTATTLNLFEAWATSLSYTFQLYFDFSGYTDMAIGIALLFNIKLPINFNSPYKALNIQDFWRRWHITLSRFLKEYVYIPLGGNKKSSFRTYSNLLATFVIGGFWHGAGWTFLFWGFLHGIALIIHRLWSSFGFKMWTWLAWLITFNFVNIAWVFFRAKEWDDAVKVLGSMFSLDNVVLPNVLASKLSFLSNYNIGFGGLVENIQGNNFTPIWLIFGFILILFFENSMEKGKEFKINYKTLILTFICLTAGLLSLNKVSEFLYFNF encoded by the coding sequence TTGCTCTTCAATTCTTACGAATTCATCTTCGCATTTCTACCAATAACCTTTTTTATATATTTTTATCTTAATCATAAAAGATTAATTGTAGCCTCAAAAGGTTTTTTAGTGTTTAGTTCACTATTTTTCTACTCTTGGTGGAATATAGCATATTTACCTTTGATTTTAATAAGTATACTTTTTAACTATGTAATAGGTAATAGTTTAAATAAGGGAATAGAAGAGAATAAAAAATCTTTTTCAAAAAAATCAATTCTAATATTTGGTATTGTTTGTAATATAGGATTACTTGGATACTTTAAATATGCAGATTTTTTTATAGAAAATTTTAATTTTGCAATAGGTACAAATGTAAATCTTTTACATCTACTTTTGCCCTTAGCAATATCTTTCTTTACTTTCCAACAAATAGCATACTTAGTTGATAGTTATAGACAAGAAACAAAAGAGTATGATTTTTTAAACTATGCACTATTTGTTACTTTCTTTCCTCAATTAATAGCAGGACCAATTGTTCATCATAAAGAGATGATGCCACAATTTGCAAATAATAGAAATATGGTAAAGAATTATAGAAATATAGCTTTAGGACTTTTTATATTTTCAATTGGATTATTTAAAAAAGTTGTAATTGCAGATACATTTGCAGTTTGGGCAAATGCAGGATTTGATACAGCAACAACATTAAATCTATTTGAAGCTTGGGCAACATCACTATCTTATACATTTCAACTATACTTTGATTTTTCAGGTTATACAGATATGGCAATAGGAATTGCACTTTTATTTAATATAAAACTTCCTATTAACTTTAATAGTCCCTATAAAGCGCTTAATATACAAGATTTTTGGAGAAGATGGCATATTACACTTTCAAGATTTTTAAAAGAATATGTATATATTCCATTAGGTGGAAATAAAAAGTCTTCTTTTAGAACATACTCAAATCTTCTTGCAACTTTTGTAATAGGTGGTTTTTGGCATGGAGCTGGATGGACATTTTTATTCTGGGGATTTCTTCATGGAATTGCTTTGATTATTCATAGACTTTGGTCAAGTTTTGGATTTAAAATGTGGACTTGGTTAGCATGGTTAATTACTTTTAACTTTGTGAATATTGCATGGGTATTTTTTAGAGCAAAAGAGTGGGACGATGCAGTTAAGGTTTTAGGTTCGATGTTTAGTTTAGATAATGTTGTATTGCCAAATGTATTAGCCTCAAAACTTTCATTTTTAAGCAATTATAATATTGGATTTGGTGGATTGGTAGAAAATATACAAGGAAATAATTTTACCCCTATTTGGTTGATTTTTGGATTCATTTTAATTTTATTCTTCGAAAACTCAATGGAAAAAGGGAAAGAATTTAAAATAAATTATAAAACATTAATCTTAACTTTTATCTGTTTAACAGCTGGACTTTTATCATTAAATAAAGTATCAGAATTTTTATATTTTAATTTTTAA
- a CDS encoding methionine-R-sulfoxide reductase: MKYNELNDEEKYVIENKGTEYPFTGKYNDFYEEGIFTCKKCDAPLYKSDDKFKSGCGWPSFDDEIKGAVKRVPDKDGRRVEIVCASCGGHLGHVFEGERLTSKDTRHCVNSISLNFEVKA, encoded by the coding sequence ATGAAATATAATGAATTAAATGATGAAGAAAAATATGTAATAGAAAATAAAGGAACAGAATATCCTTTTACTGGAAAGTATAATGATTTTTATGAAGAGGGAATTTTTACATGTAAAAAATGTGATGCGCCACTTTATAAATCAGATGACAAATTCAAATCAGGTTGTGGATGGCCTAGTTTTGATGATGAGATAAAAGGTGCTGTAAAAAGAGTTCCAGATAAAGATGGAAGAAGAGTAGAAATTGTTTGTGCTTCTTGTGGTGGGCATTTAGGACATGTATTTGAGGGTGAAAGATTAACTTCAAAAGATACAAGACATTGTGTGAATTCTATTTCATTAAATTTTGAAGTAAAAGCATGA
- a CDS encoding NYN domain-containing protein: MIIPQINIAMLIDCDNVSAKYIDSIINDLSKYGTINIRNAYGNWKDKRLQGWEDILHKYNIKPIQQFAYTKGKNASDIAMVIDIMDLLYTRNLGALALVTSDSDFTPVVSRILSNGITVYGYGEEKTPESFVNACSQFIYVEKLFDYTKEDVACASSNNSKLTKVQLRKDTKLVALLRKAAEQTSDDSGWSNIAAVGLYINQNSSFSPINYGYKKLGELIKATELFDVKILGENKTVMLIRDNRN, translated from the coding sequence ATGATTATCCCTCAAATAAATATCGCAATGCTTATAGATTGTGACAATGTAAGTGCAAAATATATTGATAGTATCATAAATGATTTATCAAAATATGGAACTATAAATATAAGAAATGCTTACGGAAATTGGAAAGATAAAAGACTTCAAGGTTGGGAAGATATTTTACACAAATACAATATAAAACCAATCCAACAATTTGCCTATACAAAAGGTAAAAATGCCAGCGACATAGCAATGGTTATTGATATTATGGATTTACTTTACACTAGAAATCTTGGAGCCTTAGCTCTTGTAACAAGTGATAGTGATTTTACTCCGGTGGTTTCAAGAATACTTTCAAATGGAATAACAGTTTATGGATATGGAGAAGAAAAAACTCCTGAATCTTTTGTAAATGCTTGTTCTCAGTTCATTTATGTGGAAAAACTTTTTGATTATACAAAAGAAGATGTTGCCTGTGCTAGTTCAAATAATAGTAAACTAACAAAAGTACAACTAAGAAAAGATACAAAACTTGTGGCACTCTTAAGAAAAGCAGCAGAACAAACTTCAGATGATAGTGGTTGGTCAAATATCGCAGCTGTTGGTTTATATATAAATCAAAATTCATCTTTTTCTCCAATCAATTATGGATATAAAAAACTAGGTGAATTAATAAAAGCTACTGAATTATTTGATGTAAAAATATTAGGTGAAAATAAAACGGTAATGTTAATAAGAGATAATAGGAATTAA